In Aegilops tauschii subsp. strangulata cultivar AL8/78 chromosome 3, Aet v6.0, whole genome shotgun sequence, one genomic interval encodes:
- the LOC109758399 gene encoding agamous-like MADS-box protein AGL29, which produces MAPKRKGGNGRKKTVLLSIVKEDARHVCFSKRKRGLFSKTSALSLLTGAQVAAVIFSPGGKVFSFGHPSVDAVVNRFMAGDAAVVQAAADDNGLQTLQLQHGDMRTELADQKKRKKRAEEALDKERAGGDQIASWLHPDVRDMGHDDMAAFAAALLQVQAAVSGRANQVLVEAFRVDISRMLQVPPPPPPPLQLFGASTFEFGSSSSSANAGMEMQQMQMVMEMPPPPDFPAVMGMQQLVMEMPPQPRFEAAMEMTPLQEFVAGMQKVQRQGLGPNADFPY; this is translated from the coding sequence ATGGCGCCCAAGCGGAAGGGTGGCAACGGCCGGAAGAAGACCGTCCTCCTCTCGATCGTCAAGGAGGACGCCCGCCATGTATGCTTCTCAAAGCGCAAGCGGGGCCTGTTCAGCAAGACCAGCGCGCTGTCCCTGCTCACGGGCGCCCAGGTGGCCGCCGTCATCTTCTCGCCCGGCGGCAAGGTCTTCTCCTTCGGCCACCCCTCCGTCGACGCCGTCGTCAACCGCTTCATGGCGGGGGACGCCGCGGTGGTCcaggccgccgccgacgacaACGGGTTGCAGACGCTGCAGCTGCAGCACGGCGACATGCGCACCGAGCTGGCGGACCAGAAGAAGCGGAAGAAGCGCGCTGAGGAGGCCCTGGACAAGGAGCGCGCTGGGGGGGACCAGATTGCCTCGTGGCTCCACCCCGACGTGCGCGACATGGGGCATGACGACATGGCGGccttcgccgccgcgctcttgCAGGTCCAGGCCGCCGTCTCCGGACGCGCCAACCAGGTTCTCGTCGAGGCCTTTCGCGTCGACATCAGCCGTATGCTCCAggtgcccccgccgccgccgcctccgctccAGCTCTTCGGTGCCAGCACCTTTGAGTTcggtagtagcagcagcagcgccaACGCCGGGATGGAGATGCAACAGATGCAGATGGTTATGGAGATGCCACCGCCGCCTGACTTCCCCGCAGTGATGGGGATGCAGCAGTTGGTTATGGAGATGCCACCACAGCCAAGGTTCGAGGCAGCGATGGAGATGACGCCGCTGCAGGAGTTCGTCGCCGGGATGCAGAAGGTGCAGCGGCAGGGGCTCGGGCCGAACGCCGACTTCCCCTACTGA